From the genome of Amycolatopsis camponoti:
GCGTCTCAGAATGTGAGGCGGGGGTTGGCCGGTGGCGGCGTTCTCGGTTACCTTCTGACTCAGGTCATGAGTGCCAGCGTTCAGCCCCGGCTTGCTGGCCGGCAACCCTCCTACCGCGGTGGGGTGCCCCGGGTGAAGACCGGGCCGGTCGCGCCGTGCGACGGGCAAGCGCGGGCCCCTCGCCGGGGTCCCCCGGACCGCCGAGGAGGCACCGATGACTCTCGCCATCGATCGCACCAGCACCACCACCGCTGCCCGGGCCGTCTTCGCCGAAAGCCTTGCCACGCAGGACATCCCGGCCGTCGCCGGGGCCGCGCTGCGGGTCCCGCTGGTCACCGGCGAAACCATCGGCTACGCCAACCTCGACCACGCGGCGAGCGCCCCCTGTCTCGACGCCGTCCGCACGAAGGTCGACGAGTTCCTGCCCTGGTACGCCAGCGTCCACCGCGGTGCCGGCTTCGCGTCCCAGGTCTCGACGCGCCTCTACGAGCGCACCCGCGACGTCCTGCGCCGCTTCGTCGACGCCCGTCGCACCGACACCGTCGTCTTCACCCGCAACACCACCGACTCGTTCAACCTGCTCGCCCGCAGCCTGCCGCGGCACACCACGGTCGTCGTCTTCGACACCGAGCACCACGCCGCGCTGCTGCCGTGGCAGGGCCCGAACGTCCGGCGGATCCCGACCCCGCGCACGCGCCTCGCCGCGGTGTCCGCTGTGGACGAAGCCCTCGCGGATTCCCCGCAGGGGCCCCGGTTGGTCGTCGTCACCGGAGCGTCCAATGTGACCGGTGAGCTCCTGCCGGTGGCGGAGATCGCCGCGGTGGCCCGGAAGCACGGTGCCCGCATCGCGCTCGACGCCGCGCAGCTGGCCCCGCACCGCCGGATCTCGCTCAAGGAGCTGGACGTCGACTACGTCGCCCTGTCCGGCCACAAGCTGTACGCGCCCTTCGGCGCGGGCGCGCTGATCGGCCGCGCCGACTGGCTGCGCGCCGCCCGGCCGTACCTCGCCGGCGGCGGCGCGACCAAGCTCGTCACCGAGGACGCGGTGGTCTGGAACACCGGCCCCGAGCGGCACGAAGCCGGCTCGCCCAACACCGTCGGCGTGTACGCGCTCGGCGTCGCGTGCGAGACGCTGAGCGAGAACTGGGACGCCGTCGTGGCGCACGAGCAGGCCCTGCTCACCCGGCTGCGCAAGGGACTCGAGGGCATCCCGGGCTGCGCCGAGCTGCGGCTGTTCGACGCGCCGGTCGACCGCGTCGGCACGCTCAGCTTCGTCGTCGACGGCTTCGACCCGGGCTGGGTGGCGGCGGTGCTGTCCGCCGAATACGGAATCGGCGTGCGCGACGGCGCGTTCTGCGCCCACATCGCGGCCAAGCGCCTCATCGGCGTCGCCGGCGGCAGCGGGCAGCAGGCGATCCGCGTCAGCCTCGGCCTGGGCAGCACCGAAGAGCACGTCGACCGGGTGGTGCTGGCGCTGCGCCAGATCGTGGCGCGCGGGGCTCGCTGGGAGTACGCGAAGGTCGACGGCCGCTGGGCCCCGGTCGGCGACCCGCGCGAGCTGCCGCCGTTCTGCTGAGCGCTAACCTGCCCCGATGGGGGATGGACGACGACTCTGGTTCCCGTTGGCCGCGCTGGGGTTCGCCCTGCTCGTGATGGCGGTGGTGGCGCTGGTCCCGGCCACCCCGGTGGCCGGCGAGTTCGCCACCGTGCGCGGCTACGAGCTGAGCCGGGGGGTGTCCCTCGGCACCGGCGGGCTCGGCGGTGCGGGCATGCCCGAGAACCGGCTCTCGGCCGTCGCCATCGCCACTTCCACCGACGTCGTGCCGTCGGCGACGCTCGGCTGGCTCGCCGGTCTCGCCGCCGTCGTGCTCGCCGTGGCCGGGTGGTACTGGCTGGGCTTGCGCCGCGCCGGCACACCGCCGCGGCCGGTCCGCTTCGTGCTCGGGACGCTGGGCGCACTGGTCGCCCTCCCGCTGCTCGACCTGGTCGGCGCGCTGGAGTTGCGGCTGTCCGGCGACGTCCGGGGCCCGCTCGTGGCGGCGCTGGGGCTGCTGGTGCTGGCGGCGTACGAGCGCAGCCGGTTCGTGCTGGCCGTGGCCGTGGTGTTCGCGCTGGTCACCGTGCTCTTCCAGCCGCCGGTCAGCGGTGCGCTGGGCGCGGCGGGCGTGCTGTTCGCCGCCGCGTTCGCGGTGCTCCTGCGGCGGCCCCGTGACACTGCCGCCGACGCGCCCTGACCAGCCGTGGACAATGGAGCGGTGAGCACCGACCCCAGCCACTCCGAACCCGACACCGCCGCGCCCGAAGAGGCGGTGCCCGAGACCGTGCGGGAGACACCGGAAGCGCCGGCGAAGCCGCTGCCGAAGCGCCGCGTGGGCTGGGTGTTCGCCGTCGCGGTCGTGTTCTGGGCGATCGACCTGGTGACGAAGAACCTGGTCGCCGCCAACCTCGAGGGCAAGGAGCCGGTCCGGATCCTCGGCGGTCTCGTCTACCTGCAGGTGATCCGCAACCCGGGTGCCGCGTTCTCGATGGCCACCGGCATGACGTGGGTGCTCGCGCTCGTCGCGCTGGCCGTCGTCGTCGCGATCATCTGGCTGTCCCGGCGGCTGCGCTCGATCGGCTGGGCCATCGGGCTCGGCCTCGTGCTCGCCGGCGCTCTCGGCAACCTGACCGACCGCGTCTTCCGCGCGCCGGGCGGGCTGCAGGGCCACGTCGTCGACTTCATCTCGGCGTTCGCCCCGAACGGCAAGGGCTTCGCGATCTTCAACATCGCCGACTCGGCGATCTGCGTCGGCGGTGCGCTGATCGTGCTGCTGTCCCTGCTGGGCAAGGACTACGACGGCACGTCGACCAAGGACAAGAAGAAGACCGAGCAGCCCGGGGAGCAGGCGTGAGCGCGCGGATGCTCCCGGTGCCCGACGGGCTCGACGGGATGCGGGTCGACGCCGGCCTCGCCAAGCTGCTCGGGCTCTCCCGCACGGTCGTCGCGGAACTGGCCGAATCCGGCGACGTGCTGCTCGACGGCCGGCCCGCCGGCAAGTCCGACCGGCTGTCCGGGGGCGGTCTCCTGGAGATCACGCTGCCGGAGCCGGCGAACCCCGTCGAGATCATCGCCGCGCCGGTCGACGGCATGCAGATCCTCCACGACGACGACGACATCGTCGTGATCTCCAAGCCGGTCGGCGTCGCGGTGCACCCGAGCCCCGGCTGGACCGGCCCGACGGTGGTCGGCGGCCTCGCCGCGGCCGGCCTGCGGATCGCGACGTCGGGCGCGGCCGAGCGCCAGGGCGTGGTGCACCGCCTCGACGCGGGCACGACCGGCGTGATGGTGGTGGCCAAGAGCGAGCACGCGTACACGGTGCTCAAGCGCGCGTTCAAGGAACGCACCGTCGACAAGGGCTACCACGCGATCGTCCAGGGCCACCCCGACCCGATGCGCGGCACGATCGACGCCCCGATCGACCGCCACCCGCGCCACGACTACAAGTTCGCGGTCGTCCAGGGCGGCCGCCCGAGCGTGACGCACTACGAGGTCGTCGAGGCCTTCCGCGCGGCGTCGCTGGCGCACATCAAGCTCGAAACCGGGCGGACGCACCAGATCCGCGTCCACTTCTCGGCGCTGAAGCACCCGTGCGTCGGTGACCTGACGTACGGCGCGGACCCGGTACTGGCCCGCCACCTCGGCCTGAGCCGGCAGTGGCTGCACGCGAAGACCCTGGCGTTCGCGCACCCGGCCGACGGCCGCTGGGTCGAGTTCGAGTCGGAGTACCCGGACGACCTGGCGAAGGCTCTGGAAACTCTGCGGGACGAGAGCTACTAGTGAGGCTTGTTCAGCCGTCGCCCGCCGCATGACTTCTCCGGTGGCCGGCGGTTTCCGCGCGGGTCGCGGCGGGCTGACCAGAACAAGCCTCAGTCTTCGATCGACCAGGTCAGCGTGCGCTCGTCCGGTTCCGGCCGCGGGCTCCAGCGGACCGACACCACCCGCGTCGCGTCCGGGAGGACGTAGACCGTGTGGCCGCCCAGGGTTTCGCCGGGCTGGACGCCGATCTTGTGCGGCGGCCGCGACGTCAGCGACACCGGGGCCTTGCCGATCGCGGTGCCGTCGGCGGCGAGCAGCTCGAGGTAGTTGTCCGGCAGCGACGCGAACGGGATCGCCCCGCGGTTGGTGATCTCGGTGTGCACGACCACCGAGCGCTCGCCCTCTTCCAGGCGGTAGCCCGCCGCGCTGAACAGGGAGTCCGCCGGGTCCTGGACCTCCAGCAGCTGCACCGACAGCTGCTCGCCCTCCAGGCCCTGGGTCTCCAGGACCTCCCGGATCCGGCCCCGCTTGCCACCGGCCGGGGCCGCGGGGCGGGCGGGCTCGTCGCCGCGGGCCCACGACGCCGTCTGCGGCAGGCCCCACGTGCTCACGACCGGGTCCGGCGGCGGGACGAACTGCTGGGGCGGGCGCTGCTGGGGAGGCCCGGGCGGCGGGCCCGGGTACCGCCCGGACGGCGTCCCCTGGACGTTGTACGGCCCGGACGGCGCGCCTTGCACGTTGTACGGCCCCGAAGGCACGCCCTGCACGTTGTACGGACCGGACGGGACACCGTGCGGGCCCGGCGGCGGCATCGGCGGCGCGGGTTGCTGCGGCACCGGCTGGGACGGCGGCGGCGGGAACTGCTGCGGCGGCGGGAACTGCTGGGGCGGTCGGTTCGCCCACGACGGCGGCGAGCCCGCGATCGCCGCCCGGAGTCCCTGGGGGTCGCTCTCGACGCCGACGAGCAGCGGCAGCCCGCTGCCGGACAGCGCCACCAGCCGGTAGGCGACCTCGCGCGGATCCATGCCGACCTTGGCCGCCAGCTCGTGCACCGCCGCCTTGCCGAGTTCGGCGAGCGCGGCGAGCAGGCGGGTATCCACGGGATCGGTCACGGCCACCCGCTGAACGCTACCGCCTCGCCGCCGCGACCACGCCGAGGTGGTCCGCCCCCGGCGAACAGCACACCGTTCCTGTCGGTGATCTCCGTTAGGGTCGGCCGTGGAGCACAACACCGACGCTGGGGGTCCTGCCATGACCGCGGTCACCGAACTCGCCGACGAGTTCGTCGAAGCGTTGTTCGCCGCCGATCCGCTGACGCCCGCGCTGCTGGGCATCCGCCCGGCCGAGCCGGGGTTGCCGGATCTGTCCGCCGACGCCGAACGGGCGCACCGGGCGCGGCTCGCCGGGTTCGCCGAGCGGGCCCGCGCGCTGGACGCCGAGGGGTTGTCGGCGGAGGACCGCGTCACCCGCGCGGTCCTGATCGCCACGGCCGAAGACCGCGTCGCGTCGATCGACACCCGGATGGCCGAGTTCACGGTCACCGACCTGCTGATCGCGCCCGCGGCGTCGCTGCTCATGGCGCTGCCGATGACGGCGGTGACGGCGGGCGAGGCCGCGGAGGCCCAGCTCGGCCGCCTGGCCGCGGTCCCGGAGTACCTGCGCCAGGCCGCGCGGCGCCACGCCGAGGGCATCGGCGCCGGGCTCGTCCCGGTGGCGCACCTGGTCGACGCCGCGGTCGCGCACCTCGACCGCTACCTCGCCGACCCGGCCGCGGACCCGCTGCGCCGCCAGCCGGCGCCGGACGAGGAGTTCGGGCGCCGGCGGGACGAGCTGCTGGCCGAGGTCGTCCGTCCGGCCTTCGCCGAGTACCGCGAATTCCTCGCCACCGAGGTGCGGCCGCACGGGCGGCCCGCCGACCGGCCCGGCCTGAAGTGGCTGCCCGGCGGCGATGCGGCGTACGCGCGGCTCGCGAAGGTGCACACGACCACCGACCGCACCCCGGAGGAGCTGCACCGGATCGGGCTCGACGTCATCGACTCGCTCGCCGCCGAGTACCGCGAGCTGGGGCAGAAGGTGTTCGGCACCGACGACCCGGCGGCGATCTTCGAGCGCCTGCGCACCGATCCCGCGTTGCGCTGGACCAGCGGTGACGAGTTGCTGGACACCGCCCGCACGGCCGTGGCGCGGGCCACCGCCGAGGCCCCGAAGTGGTTCGGCAGCGTCCCGGCGCAGGAGTGCGCGGTCGAGCCGGTCCCGGAGGAGACCGCGCCCGGCGCGCCCGCGGCGTACTACCTGCGCCCGGCCGTCGACGGCTCCCGGCCGGGCATCTACTTCGCGAACACCCACGACGCCGGCGAGCGGTTCCGGCACACGGCGGAGTCGACGGCGTTCCACGAAGCCGTGCCCGGGCACCACTTCCAGCTGAGCACCGCGCTGGAGCTCACCGGGCTGCCGCTGCTGCGCCGCATCGGCAACTTCACCGCCTACACCGAGGGCTGGGGGCTCTACAGCGAGCGCCTCGCCGACGAGATGGGGCTGTACTCCGACGACGTCGCGCGGCTGGGCATGCTGACCGGCGACTCGATGCGGGCGGCCCGGCTGGTCGTCGACACCGGCCTGCACGCGCTGGGCTGGAGCCGGCAGCAGGCCGTGGACTACCTGCTCGAGCACACGCCGGAGGCGCGCGTCGAGGTCGAGACCGAGATCGACCGCTACATCGCGTGGCCGGGCCAGGCGCTGGCGTACATGGTGGGGCGGCTGGAGATCCAGCGGATCCGCACCGGCGCCGAGGAGCGGCTCGGGTCCCGGTTCGACATCCGCGCGTTCCACGACCTCGTGCTCGCCGGGGGTGCGCTGCCGCTCTCGGCGCTCGCCGCCGCCGTCGACGACTGGGTGGCCGGGCACGGCGACACGGCCAACGGCCTGGCCGGCGAGCTCGTCGAGCTGACCTTCGAGCACGAGCCGCTGTACCCGTCGGTCTTCGGCCTGCCCGGCGACCACGACCGGCTCGGCGAGCAGACCCGGGAAGCGCAGGAACGGTTCCGCGCCGCCTACCGGGACCTGGCCGCCCGTGCCCGGGCGCTGCCCGCCGACGCCCTGAGCGCGGAAGAGGCCGTCACGCGCGAGGTCGTCATCGCCTCCGCCGAGGTCGAGGCCGACCGGCTCGGCGCCCGCGCCGCCGACATCGCGGTCAGCGACGGGCTGACCGCGCCCGCGCTGGGCCTGCTGCTGTACCTGCCGTACTACAAGCTCGACGACGAGAAGAAGGCCCGCGGCTACCTCGCCCGGCTCGGCGCGATCAGCACGTTCCTCGAAGAGCTGACCGAACGGCAGCGGGAGAGCCTGGCCGACGGTCTCGTGCCGGCCGCCTACCTCGCGCGCGTGGGTATCGAGTACATCGACCGCTACCTCGCCGCGCCGGACAGCGACCCGCTGAAGGTGAGCACGACG
Proteins encoded in this window:
- a CDS encoding aminotransferase class V-fold PLP-dependent enzyme — encoded protein: MTLAIDRTSTTTAARAVFAESLATQDIPAVAGAALRVPLVTGETIGYANLDHAASAPCLDAVRTKVDEFLPWYASVHRGAGFASQVSTRLYERTRDVLRRFVDARRTDTVVFTRNTTDSFNLLARSLPRHTTVVVFDTEHHAALLPWQGPNVRRIPTPRTRLAAVSAVDEALADSPQGPRLVVVTGASNVTGELLPVAEIAAVARKHGARIALDAAQLAPHRRISLKELDVDYVALSGHKLYAPFGAGALIGRADWLRAARPYLAGGGATKLVTEDAVVWNTGPERHEAGSPNTVGVYALGVACETLSENWDAVVAHEQALLTRLRKGLEGIPGCAELRLFDAPVDRVGTLSFVVDGFDPGWVAAVLSAEYGIGVRDGAFCAHIAAKRLIGVAGGSGQQAIRVSLGLGSTEEHVDRVVLALRQIVARGARWEYAKVDGRWAPVGDPRELPPFC
- the lspA gene encoding signal peptidase II, translating into MSTDPSHSEPDTAAPEEAVPETVRETPEAPAKPLPKRRVGWVFAVAVVFWAIDLVTKNLVAANLEGKEPVRILGGLVYLQVIRNPGAAFSMATGMTWVLALVALAVVVAIIWLSRRLRSIGWAIGLGLVLAGALGNLTDRVFRAPGGLQGHVVDFISAFAPNGKGFAIFNIADSAICVGGALIVLLSLLGKDYDGTSTKDKKKTEQPGEQA
- a CDS encoding RluA family pseudouridine synthase, translated to MSARMLPVPDGLDGMRVDAGLAKLLGLSRTVVAELAESGDVLLDGRPAGKSDRLSGGGLLEITLPEPANPVEIIAAPVDGMQILHDDDDIVVISKPVGVAVHPSPGWTGPTVVGGLAAAGLRIATSGAAERQGVVHRLDAGTTGVMVVAKSEHAYTVLKRAFKERTVDKGYHAIVQGHPDPMRGTIDAPIDRHPRHDYKFAVVQGGRPSVTHYEVVEAFRAASLAHIKLETGRTHQIRVHFSALKHPCVGDLTYGADPVLARHLGLSRQWLHAKTLAFAHPADGRWVEFESEYPDDLAKALETLRDESY
- a CDS encoding AsnC family protein, giving the protein MAVTDPVDTRLLAALAELGKAAVHELAAKVGMDPREVAYRLVALSGSGLPLLVGVESDPQGLRAAIAGSPPSWANRPPQQFPPPQQFPPPPSQPVPQQPAPPMPPPGPHGVPSGPYNVQGVPSGPYNVQGAPSGPYNVQGTPSGRYPGPPPGPPQQRPPQQFVPPPDPVVSTWGLPQTASWARGDEPARPAAPAGGKRGRIREVLETQGLEGEQLSVQLLEVQDPADSLFSAAGYRLEEGERSVVVHTEITNRGAIPFASLPDNYLELLAADGTAIGKAPVSLTSRPPHKIGVQPGETLGGHTVYVLPDATRVVSVRWSPRPEPDERTLTWSIED